Genomic window (Zerene cesonia ecotype Mississippi chromosome 5, Zerene_cesonia_1.1, whole genome shotgun sequence):
GGGCTAAAAATTTAAGCTCGAAAACGATTTACTAATGAAATTGCACAATGCcacttatttctataattagaGGTCAGGTGTTGAGACACCTGACATGTTGagacatgttttattaaatttgatttttccatactattttaaaatacataccaAAAAagcgataataatataaagtaatacataattcaatatgataacacaatatattcaatcaaattaaagttccttgttccaaatttaatcatatataaagcaaaggaagatatgaaattaattatttcataaaaaagattacattaatagaatattgatgatttttaatgtatagttCTCTTTGCTTGTAAAATGAATGTGCTGTTCATACCCTTGAACGAAGTCTAAATGTCCCTATATCGATTCGGGCATCACAAAAGCCAGATAAAATATGTGATTGCATAAAACTACGTCCGTTGGATGTACAAAACAGCGTATTGCGAATGTTAGGATGTCGCGTGCATGCGCGGGAAAATtgagttttaaatacaaaagtgcTGATTCGAAATCGCATTTCAATTTACGCTACGTATAATTAAGCGACTACTCATTATGGACGTAAATATGTATGTGAACGAGTTCGTTTGTTAACAGTCGGGCTCTATTTCTATGTACAAATTGTAATTGGAGACACTTTATGTGCtgttatacataacataactaAAACTGAGCTGAACCGtgaaaattgtattgaaaactTTGGTTCGGGACGATGAACTCTTTGACATTAGTATTTTAGCGACTGTCTAATTGAGTAGTAATCATCCTCGGCCCTTATTTGCTTCCACACGGGCCTCCCATGAGGGTTTAGGCGATAATCCACGTGTGCCATCGTTGGCAGCTGTCACAAgtcatcgaactttttaattcttggttATCTCGGTTTCCCTACGATATTACCCGTCACCGATTCGAGTAGTGGGTATGTGGATATGTACGtacgaattttaaaatcaatttatttattacacttatCTGGTGTCAAACCCCAAACTGCTCTgaacaataattgttattgtattatatgtcataattatgtaatttagttattttgtaatctTCGCAGGGTGCATTAACCATGtcaaaaaatgtaacaaaggGAGTTTTAATGTGGGTAAtgcaaatattacaatttttgttcagaattttcttcttctttgaccgatttttatttactcattCAACTAGATTGTAGAAATCTCTTACGAAATATACAATCTTACtgtctatatattaaactataatcGAATTCTGAATTTGTCTATTCAGTGATGCTATATAGAGTCTAAAGTCATTAATAAGTCTAAAAGTCTGGTTATCGTAAAAGTCTGGTATATCTTGAACGAGGCATGTCACTTTTAATCAAGGGAAGCGTTTAGTTCCTAAGGGACCGGCTATTGAAATCGGAAGACAAAGATTATTACGCGCTGCCTGGTATATAAGTTATTCATCGAGAATTTCTTGTATGAGAGAAatgtaattgtattgtattatcatttttgttcTTTGGTGTATCTCTGTGTGCATAGAAACTATGCTATTTGAATTatctagaaaatattatattattaacagtttATTGACTTGTCTCGATTGAAATAATAGAtacattttagaaataaatctgttttatgtgccttatatgaaatgttatgttaatattaaatcagattaaaattaaattctattacaCATGTACAAAAAATCGTTACTACTCCATAACATTATCTACCAAGTGCGGTAGTTCGAAGGACTCGAAAGACAATATACAACAATCTCCgacaatcaattattatttatgagaaGGTAGAGTATTTTATATCGAAACATgcgtaaaaaagtaaatttcacGTCAATGCATTcgctttgttatattaataaacacactaaaaatatgtaaataggaTAGATTACTCCTATTAttcctattatatatttttagtgtgggagtcgagcacgcttcagcacgaattaaGCCAattcgcaccggggaaggtcCCACATCCCACAGAAGAATAATTATGTGTAAAAGTGTATTCCGTTCGGTAAATGGGGAAGCCGGAGTCCCGTATCCTTATCCTAAACCTTTTCAGTCCACTCATTTATTCCttcgtcaattctttctttttcctctgttccttaaaagcggacaacgCAAATGCAGCGACCCTACCTCTGCTAATATTATGGGTGGTGGagatcgctcaccatcaggcaaaccaccagctcaattacTCGCtattacatgaaaataaaaaaataaaaacacatattcCAACagatttatcatataaatccCCTGGACACGTTATGATGAATACTACGAAAAACAAATGGAAAGCGAGTCGGTAACAGTATATCCGTTCGGAAAGTTGTGTTTCCAGGAATACACTTATTGATTATTGACGTAAATAGCTCTTAAAAAGGATGTGATTTTCAGCGAGATTTTCTATCTGTTTTACTGCGAAACTCGGCAAGTCGACTACAGCTAATGCATGTTTCTGCGAAATGGTGATCTTTTTTGTTAGATGCTAGAGTctgttaattgtattttacctTTTGTAATTTCTTTGATTATGGTATTGATTGTAGGTTTTATCACGCAATCAGAATTTGTGCATCGTTTATTAACATATCATGAATTTTTGAGAcggattaataaataaaaatcagatACATTGATTTGTTGTTATTGCTAATGATGATAACGTTATCTTAAGTATACTTTTAATGTTCATTATTCACAATGCACTTAGACTTCTTCCTATtactagtataaataaaataaacatcttaTAGCTGTACTATACCTGAGTTTGTTCAATTTCAGCATGATACCAGAGCCATCGACATCGGTTAACAAAGGGGAAGTTTTGAAGACAAAGATGTCGGCTCACGATCTTCACAAAGCATTGTCTGCTTTACTTCTTAGTAAAGTGCAGGCAGACAGCAAGCACAACCTCGAACAAATGAACAGATTGATCATGGAGTATGCTTATAGAGGCAGCAATATAATGTACAGCGAACCGGCCAACTAATGTCACAAAAGTTATAATTAGTTTACTTTCAAACGTGGCTTCGTGGTTATGATTTGGGAAGATAAAGTTTGTAGATTCATATGATTGaagtgttttatgttataagcacgtatatttgtatatttaacagCTAAAATAATAAGGTTTCGGGTAGATGggaattatagttttattatccgaatatgtgttaaatatgaattagtAAATAACCTTACAGCGACGAGTTTGCAATATACAGTTTGCTTAGAAAGTGACAAAATAACACCCGTATTACCAAAGATTATTTAGTAAAGTTTGTTTAGTTATATCTAGTTATATATCGTTTagttcttgtttatttatatctagatacatattaagatttaaatatatatatatatatatatatatatatatatatatatatatatatatatatatatatatatatatatatatatatatatatatatatatatatatatatatatatatatatatatatatatatatatatatatttaaatcttaataaattctaattaattaaccAATAGTGAATGAAATGCACCTGTAACGTTGAATCTTCTTTCAATGACAAAAACTTTAGGGAAATGGTTGTATTGAATTCTGTTTTATGTAAGACAGTGAAATGGACATGCTTCTTCAGTGTGAAGGgttatgtcatcatcatcatcagcccatatatgttcccactgctgggacacaagcctcctatgagggttcaggccataatccaccacgctggccaagtgcgggttggcagatgtcacatgtcgtcgaactttttaattcttggacatgccggtttcctcacgatgttttccttcaccgtttaaacagtggtgatgttatccacatgcgcagataaattgaaaaatcaaaaagGAAAGGAAGAAGGGTTATGTGTtttcatgttattataatagcatTAATATGGTTTTAAACACTTTGATTAAAAGAGTATACCTATAGTCGAAATTTGGTGGTTTATGTTGGCTGGCGAGTGGAATTTACCAACATCCCGCGGAAACcatgcttatatatttttgaaattatttaaaaaatgtcagataaattgtttttgtatctatttaaatttattatacaatagaatAGATGCATCGAATGAGAACAACAAGAGATACaaaaaggaataaattttacttcttcatactatttgtttgtaatgtaattGACTAgctaattaatgtaaattatagtcAATAAAGTATCagctataattataaaaaaggaaaaactcGTTGCGCAGTTCCTTTTGCCGATCCACAGGTttcataatgtaattaaataagttttgtttgtagagaaaataaaagtttcagCGGTCTGGAGATAACAGCTTTGTGCATCGGATCTAATTATGAAATGCAGTCTTGTCGACTTGTTTCCTTggataatacaatattagcaTTTACTCTCAGGAACTTTCTGCAATGAACGTACGGATCGCTTGACAACATAAACACATAATggtttaaatatgatatgtataatgatgtatatttaaatataatctagtCTAGAAATACCATTGAAAAATTAAGGAAATGGCGTCGTATCTTTCGGTTTCTGGTGAAATTACATTAGTGTTAAAAAggatttatctattatatgtaTCGGAGATAGTATATTTTAGAGatgattcaaatattaaattaaaatactaaaacatgtaacattatagaaataataaatatttgtataaaaatataatgtaaaattgtatcaaGTATGTATGACAAGAAATTCAGTATATATCTACAAATTAGTGTAGAAGagtaagttatatataatgaattatataaataaccaaAGTGTAGATAAGTAggtcaaatattaaaatatatttatgaaagcattgttttatttgaactaGTACACAAATTGATGtggttcatattttatataaaataaaacacaaataattaattaaaagcaatttctaCCCTGCGTAACTTTCCTCAAAACGAACTTTTCCATGACTCTCCATTTGATGGGTTTTCAATTGAGGTAGGTTAAGAGTGAATATGGTTGCCGTAGCCGTAAAAGTATTTGCTATCTTACTGCCAGTTTTCTTTAAGAACAAGGTGAATAATTGGGAGtactttagttttatttatttttgtctccGGGGCTCGAAACCAGCCAGAAATTGGATCAAGcttcataagaaaaatatatattatattatcatttatcttACTGTGTAAAAATGGGAAtatgtaatgataatataacacagttataacTGAAGATTTTTAACCAAATTATTTGgccgattttttaaatttagcttTTCCCTGTAGACAattgtacttttataaatgaaaatgatataaagAACATGTTTATGAACTTTGACAATATTCCTAAAACATGCATGAAAGTCACGATACCCATACCATTTTAATAGAGTAGGCTCTATTCCAGTAAAATGGCTGTGACATACGGAAAGGGGTATGATGGATGAAATTACGATGGACCCATGTTTGTCGTTTTACAATGGAACCTTAAAAAGTGTAGTGAGAAGAAAGAAATTGCAAACTCCACGTAATGTCCTTAATGAactctaaataattttttgatatgaCATAATACTGTTCACAGATAACGTAATACTATTTTACGTAATGAGGTATTAGATAGACGttcaagaaaaatatttcttataacttaatatttcCCTAGTGATTGAGGAATATGTCTGTATCTACTATAAAAGCAatttacgatattttataaagttttatctgcaataaataaataactagagTGCGTCTTGTaccaaaatcaataatttttaatatttaaaacgtagGTGacgactgactgactgatttaTTGCGCAGCTTAAACTACTGGAATCATGGAGCTGAAATTTGCTTTACAGATAGCCACTATTATGTAGGTCTAACACAAAGCTTACACTTAACACACAACTTTATACAAGAAAACACTAGTAAAACAGGCgaaacagctagtaaattatatatattaataatgtttcatgATCTCACCTTCTTCAGTCatgtatcatattttaaaagactaATTCGTTGTCTAGGGGTTTTTAATAAGCGTGGGTAGTTTTTGCCCGCCTATGGTGGGCTAACCGCGCTTTGAGTGGTGAGTTTTTAACCACCAAAAACTGAAGGCTACGATGCTATTTCCTTAATTTGGCCTTGTAATCATCATCGTCACTCATTAAAAACGTTTGTTCCGACTACGATACAACAAGAGCTTTCTATAAATGTTCGAAGCCTgccataaacaaaaaaaatggaaaatgtaTTGGTTGATATCACACTACGAATAAACTTATTGTCGAAGTTATTTGGTTTTTGATTCAACATTTCGGttacatcataatatttttcactcAAATCGAATAAAAAGTTCCAATTAACAAGTCGTCTAACTACAATAGAAAGGAATTAACTGCAAAGCAATGCACTTGAGTTTGCGCAAACATAAATGCACTTTATTTTCCTTATGCTCCTATGTGAAAAGGATGGACTACTCAGTTGCAGGGTCAATAGCAATTCTCGAGCTTGAGTATAGACGTGGTAATGTCATTGCGAAATCTTCAaactgattttttaaagtaagaaCACTAGTAAAACTTATTAGAAAATttgcattcaaatatttattgtaattcgAGGTCGGTAACTCATGTTATTGAAACAATTGAGTAGAAACAATACGGCCACATTTCTGCAACTCGACGTCAAGTGACCAGTGAGTAATCAGTCAAAGCTGAAACTATCCTAGCTTCTCTATGAAGTTTAGCGGCTTGTGAGGGCTGTCGAAAACTTTAGGGAAGGACCTAGGAGAACCTTAGTAATTTGGCCTGTAGTCCGCAAACGCCGTGCATTCCACGATGACGTGAGCTGCCATTGCAGTAATGCATGTTCTGAACAACGTCTGTCAGTGATCCCTAACaagacgaaaaaaaaaataaattaataataaaacaaacacgcAGAGTGCTTCTGCATGTTGTCTTATTGTGAAATTCAGGGAAAATTGTCATATAACCTACATAGGTAagcaaactaaaaaataatgtgtcCATTCTATACAGATTCGTGTCTACTCATACGAAATGAACACAATACGTACATAAAACTGACAATAACTGAGGAAGCTGAAATTTCATTCGTTGCCTCACATCCGGCTTTCAAATTGATTTCCGATCTCCTTGGGGTAGGATAGCAGCTTCCTTCCTTTTGGGCCTTTTCAAACTATGCAAATTAACAAGAGAAAGAGAAACTAAACCGGTGATAATGATACTCTGATACATTTTGAGCTATCTCgctaattaattaacttttcaaccgacttcaaaaaaggagaagGTAATCAATACggctgtttttttttgagtttgttacctcataacttccTCGATTTTTCATTTACTCCTCCCATTCCAGAAATATTAGGTGAACTTcaaaaaatcgtttttattCGTACAATCATTCTTATATGATTGTTATATGATTGTAAATGACTTAATTAGGCTCGATTTTGACCTACTTTGAAGTGACAGGTTTAAATTCAAACTGTGTACATCAAGGatcttaattatttcttaatattctCATTAGGATTGccgggattaaataatttacatttttaaactagTATTTATTGCATTCACAAGATACCACAATATTCCAAGAATGTGTATCTTTGATGTTATTCCATAATTGTGATCTCTCACAAAgagtattttcttaaaaaagtaGTGAATGTAAGTTAGGAATGGACAGAGCTAtcgtatttctttttcttatagGCCtccaaataaatctttatatatataaaattctcgtgtcacagttttcgttgccatactcctccgaaacggcttgaccgattcctctgaaatttggtaagcatattgggtaggtctgagaatcggccaacatctattttttatcccgatattcctacgggatacgggcttacgcgggtgaaaccgcggggcgcagctagtatgttatatagaaattgaattgaatatataaattcaatatggaaactttaactttaaaaactcTCTATCTTACTCTCTATATACTGTAGGGTAAAGCACttattaacaatttcatataagaaataacttttatatttctgttaaaatattaagtttagaTTTCTCTGATCGGAAGACAACATAATTTTTGACTGTGCCGTCGGGTTTTTCTCTCCAATTCTTTGGTTGTTTTTCAACGCAAGACTAAAGTAAATAAGTGAAAAAGGATATAATTGGCCTAATAAAATCCTTCTATAATCTTATAGAGTCAAATACATTgagtataaaatgtttctgctaaatattaattaaacagtaGGTAGTTATAAGGATTATGCTTAGCAAATTGCTTCGAGAATTTTGCAGTCAACATTGAAATATCCCAGTAAGATACAAGATCTTGtcgattttcattaatttccaTTGGCATTTTGAAAATTGGTTCAAACTTTGTTCAAGCATTTTTATACCTTTTCTTAAATTGCTTGTTTATTGTcttttaaaacgtaaaaatatgatgttcatatttaaatgaatcttttatttaatttttcaaaagtaGGCTGTTTACTGATGGGAAAAGttaatttcacaatttaattCATGTACTTcaaatgtgtatgttttttttaaaggggtttatattaatgattatttttaagtaactcCATAAATCTACTTTTATACTTTGTTGTGTTCCATCAATTCAAATGATTTTGCGTGATATTGTTCAGAGACATCcatgaaaaatgttaatttttgtaacaacGTGTagtctaattttaatataatattaaattattctttactattatttaatttcttatcagaagtgaaaaatgttaatatcgCTTTATTGATAGTAATTCTGAAGTGTGGTTGGTTATGAAGATCAACAAAGGAaggatatgaaataaaaaacaaatacacagTGGACGAATTTATTCGAAtgataataaagttattttttaacaaatataattcgtAAACATTGACTAGATAGTGACTAGACGCCTTTTCAGGCCACCTGTTGCTTCGTTATACAATTATCAACCTTACATTGAAAACCTTAAGAACTAACCAGAGCCCGGAAAGACAAAATGTAGACAGAGTTTGTTGTTTAGGAAGAATACACCACACATTGACACTTGAATAAACACTGAAGAGATCTGTTCCTGGGTTTAGTTTCGGGAGGGCTCTGGGCCAAGTAATACTCAGGCGACCGCCATTTCGCCTATGCCGCGCAAGAGGCGCGAGCGCAGACGCGCAAACACTGGATGCTCCGTTGGAATACCGCGACCGTGTAGGAACCGAAGAGTCTCTTGAGCGCACACCAGAAATCCAAGTTGTTCAGGGTCCATGTTCACCGGCACCGAGTCCAAAAGAGGGTCTTCATTTTCATCACCAAATACTTCGCGGTCGTCGTAGTTGTCATCGGCAGAATCCTCAGATATATGCTCATTCTCTATCTCCACTGAACAAATTCTTCCAAACAAACGTTTCAGAGCCTGCCTCTTTTCCGAAGTTTGCGGGTCACTTATCAATGGCTCGCTGCGGGAACGTTTGCGGCGCCGCTGCCTTTTCGCCTGCCGCTCAGTCTCATTGTCGCAATCGCGCTTTCGTTTACTAGTCATAATCGCTAACAGTTAGCCCGCCGGCGTCGGGATACGAACTGCGAATGGGCTGTGCACGGGGAATTGAAGGGTCTCGATGCGATCACTGCGAGTAGCGTTTATCTCACTCTGCCGGGTTGCGCTCGAATGCGACAGAGCGAGACGACGCAGCCAGCTGCAAGAGAAACAGCTGGGCGAGCAGATGCAGGGCGCGGGGTATGCACGCTTTGTTTGATAAAGTTCATTCgggaaaataaaactgttacgCGATTGCGCGGGCCGGCGGGGGGCGGGCGCGCGGGGCAAGAGGACTGGCCCGGACGGCAGCTGCGACGCATCTGCCGCGCTCAGGTGAATTCCCCCTGTCTCAAGGTGCCGACAGAGTAATTAGATGCGAGATACCTGTTAGGCGATAGtatgtaaacaaaacaatccCGCTCGGAATACGCATGCCCGAATATAAGGAGGATCAACGAATTAGCGTTATATAAAACCTGAACGATTGTAGTTCGTTGTTTTGCTGCCAGTTCGTATGGAAAGTAATAGGTATCTgcgtaaattgtaaaaatcaaTACTCAGGTTTATGTAGT
Coding sequences:
- the LOC119839951 gene encoding uncharacterized protein LOC119839951 gives rise to the protein MTSKRKRDCDNETERQAKRQRRRKRSRSEPLISDPQTSEKRQALKRLFGRICSVEIENEHISEDSADDNYDDREVFGDENEDPLLDSVPVNMDPEQLGFLVCAQETLRFLHGRGIPTEHPVFARLRSRLLRGIGEMAVA